One window of Saccharopolyspora phatthalungensis genomic DNA carries:
- a CDS encoding response regulator yields MIKVLVVDDDFMVAKIHSGYVARVDGFEVAGVAHTAADAIRAVDELRPELVLLDIYLPDMDGLSVLRRLRASTARPSADPDVIVITAARDLDTVRGAIRGGALHYLIKPFSYESLRDQLENFRSLHEKLSELPGDSPAAQQDIDQLFGTRTRRAAPPKGLATETAEIVERILRETTTAGGDLSAAECADATGVSRVSARKYLEHFVTSGRAEVRLRYGGTGRPERRYRWAR; encoded by the coding sequence ATGATCAAGGTGCTCGTGGTGGACGACGACTTCATGGTCGCCAAGATCCACAGTGGATACGTGGCTCGGGTCGACGGGTTCGAGGTCGCCGGAGTGGCGCACACCGCGGCCGACGCGATCCGCGCAGTCGACGAACTACGGCCGGAACTCGTGCTGCTGGACATCTACCTGCCCGACATGGACGGGCTTTCGGTGCTGCGCCGGCTGCGCGCGAGCACCGCACGCCCCTCGGCCGATCCCGACGTCATCGTGATCACCGCGGCCCGCGACCTCGACACCGTGCGCGGCGCGATCCGCGGCGGCGCACTGCACTACCTGATCAAGCCGTTCAGCTACGAGTCGTTGCGCGACCAGCTGGAGAACTTCCGCTCGCTGCACGAGAAACTCAGCGAACTGCCCGGCGATTCCCCGGCCGCGCAGCAGGACATCGACCAGCTCTTCGGCACCCGCACCCGCCGCGCCGCACCGCCGAAGGGACTGGCGACCGAGACCGCGGAGATCGTTGAGCGGATCCTGCGCGAGACGACCACGGCGGGCGGCGACCTGTCGGCCGCCGAATGCGCCGACGCCACCGGGGTTTCCCGTGTCAGCGCCCGCAAATACCTGGAGCACTTCGTGACATCGGGCCGCGCCGAGGTCCGCCTGCGCTACGGCGGCACCGGCCGTCCGGAACGTCGCTACCGCTGGGCCCGTTGA
- a CDS encoding sensor histidine kinase, translated as MLRVQGSLSRQLLGWQLLIIVLLLTSIAVFSVAQTDSAFRATEGRKMLSVAEDLAATSGVRASLAETYRRDALPIFAESTRNLSGADYVIIADDHGIVLTSPDPGQRGQPLPMSANARAGRSWVGEVRMDGIDSLVAQVPVISDDARIIGVVATGRNTPDLLQGLRQAPENPLALLAFATVLGIAGSVLLARRVKRQTLGLEPQEITRLVEHREALLHGVREGVLGVDEQNRITLVNDQARRLLSLPGDCVGRDIDSLDLNDRARDVLTGRTDGVDQIVLRRGKVVVLNRMPISSVGAVVTMRDRTELVDLQRELAVHRDTTDTLRAQAHEFSNRLHIISGLIELGEYDELQRYVDRISHTREQWHAEVTARVHDPATAALLIAKASLAAERGVGLRLHEGSYLPEIDEELSADLVTVLGNLIDNALDALEGAPLDTDRWIEIDLRCTDEITTAVRDSGPGVAAEIVEEVFRHGFTTKAARGGERGLGLALTRQICHRRGGSVQVHNSHGAVFTARLPLEGPGS; from the coding sequence ATGTTGCGGGTGCAGGGATCGTTGTCCCGCCAACTGCTCGGATGGCAGTTGCTGATCATCGTCCTCCTGCTCACCTCCATCGCCGTGTTCTCGGTCGCGCAGACCGACTCCGCCTTCCGGGCCACCGAAGGACGCAAGATGCTGTCGGTGGCCGAGGACCTCGCGGCTACCTCCGGGGTTCGCGCCAGCCTCGCCGAGACCTACCGGCGCGACGCGCTGCCGATCTTCGCCGAGAGCACCCGCAACCTCTCCGGCGCCGACTACGTGATCATCGCCGACGACCACGGCATCGTGCTCACCTCGCCGGACCCCGGGCAGCGCGGGCAGCCGCTGCCGATGTCCGCGAACGCGCGGGCCGGCCGTTCGTGGGTCGGCGAGGTCCGCATGGACGGCATCGATTCGCTGGTCGCGCAGGTTCCGGTGATCTCCGACGATGCGCGCATCATCGGCGTCGTCGCGACCGGTCGCAACACCCCCGACCTGCTGCAAGGGCTGCGCCAGGCGCCGGAGAACCCGCTCGCCCTGCTGGCCTTCGCCACCGTGCTCGGCATCGCGGGGTCCGTGCTGCTCGCCCGGCGCGTGAAGCGGCAGACCCTGGGCCTGGAGCCGCAAGAGATCACCCGGCTCGTCGAGCACCGCGAGGCCCTGCTGCACGGCGTCCGGGAGGGCGTGCTCGGCGTCGACGAGCAGAACCGGATCACACTGGTCAACGACCAGGCGCGGCGCCTGCTGTCGCTGCCGGGCGACTGCGTGGGCCGCGACATCGACTCCCTGGACCTCAACGACCGCGCCCGCGACGTGCTCACCGGTCGTACCGACGGCGTGGACCAGATCGTGTTGCGGCGCGGCAAGGTCGTGGTGCTCAACCGGATGCCGATCTCCTCGGTCGGCGCGGTGGTGACCATGCGCGACCGCACCGAACTCGTTGACCTGCAACGAGAACTCGCGGTGCACCGGGACACCACCGACACCCTGCGCGCCCAGGCCCACGAGTTCAGCAACCGGCTGCACATCATCTCGGGACTGATCGAACTGGGTGAGTACGACGAGTTGCAGCGCTACGTGGACCGGATCAGCCACACCCGCGAGCAGTGGCACGCCGAGGTCACCGCCCGGGTACACGATCCGGCCACCGCGGCGCTGCTGATCGCCAAGGCCAGCCTCGCCGCCGAACGCGGCGTCGGCCTGCGCCTGCACGAGGGCAGCTATCTGCCCGAGATCGACGAGGAACTGTCCGCCGACCTCGTCACGGTGTTGGGCAACCTGATCGACAACGCACTGGACGCGCTGGAAGGCGCCCCGCTGGACACCGACCGCTGGATCGAGATCGATCTGCGCTGCACCGACGAAATCACCACGGCGGTACGGGATTCCGGACCCGGGGTCGCCGCGGAGATCGTCGAGGAGGTGTTCCGGCACGGCTTCACCACCAAGGCCGCGCGCGGCGGCGAGCGCGGCCTGGGCCTGGCGCTGACCAGGCAGATCTGTCATCGTCGCGGCGGTTCGGTGCAGGTGCACAACTCGCACGGGGCGGTGTTCACCGCACGGTTGCCACTGGAAGGACCGGGGTCATGA
- a CDS encoding Bug family tripartite tricarboxylate transporter substrate binding protein, which yields MRLRSALAVVAAVLLVLLVPPLISTGSDNSAEAQIRGLRMLVPNSPGGGYDITARTAVKTMEDAGLQSNVEVFNLPGAGGTVGLGRVVNERGNGKLAMSMGLGVVGSVYTNHSPVSLQDTTPVAKLVEESDVIVVSKDSPYRDLDQLIADWKAKPGEVPVGGGSSPGGPDHLAPMLMAKAIGLSPKQVNYVPFDGGGELLASVLGGKVAFGVSGIGEYRDQIEAGELRVLAVTGPERIPGVDAPTLTEAGVDVKFTNWRGVVAPPDMPEPDRKKLVALFDRLNRTPEWQEALRRNGWTQAYQPGPEFGAFLRQENDRVASVLKELGLA from the coding sequence GTGCGCCTACGCAGTGCGCTGGCCGTGGTCGCGGCCGTGCTGTTGGTGCTGCTGGTTCCTCCACTGATCAGCACCGGTAGCGACAACAGCGCCGAAGCGCAGATTCGCGGCCTTCGGATGCTGGTGCCGAACTCACCCGGCGGCGGCTACGACATCACCGCGCGCACTGCGGTGAAGACGATGGAGGACGCCGGGCTGCAAAGCAACGTCGAGGTGTTCAACCTCCCGGGCGCGGGCGGCACGGTCGGACTGGGCCGGGTGGTCAACGAGCGCGGCAACGGCAAACTCGCGATGTCGATGGGCCTCGGCGTGGTCGGCAGCGTCTACACCAACCACTCGCCGGTGTCGCTGCAGGACACCACCCCGGTCGCCAAGCTCGTCGAGGAATCCGACGTGATCGTGGTCAGTAAGGACTCGCCCTACCGCGACCTCGACCAGCTGATCGCGGACTGGAAGGCCAAGCCCGGCGAGGTACCGGTCGGCGGCGGATCGTCGCCCGGCGGGCCGGACCACCTGGCGCCGATGCTGATGGCCAAGGCCATCGGGCTGAGTCCCAAACAGGTCAACTACGTGCCCTTCGACGGCGGCGGCGAACTGCTGGCCTCGGTGCTCGGCGGCAAGGTCGCCTTCGGCGTCTCCGGCATCGGCGAGTACCGGGACCAGATCGAGGCCGGTGAGCTGCGGGTGCTGGCGGTGACCGGGCCGGAGCGCATCCCCGGGGTGGACGCGCCGACGCTCACCGAGGCCGGGGTGGACGTCAAGTTCACCAACTGGCGCGGTGTCGTGGCGCCGCCGGACATGCCCGAACCCGATCGCAAGAAGCTCGTCGCGCTGTTCGACCGGCTCAACCGCACTCCGGAGTGGCAGGAGGCACTGCGGCGCAACGGCTGGACCCAGGCGTACCAGCCGGGGCCGGAGTTCGGCGCGTTCCTCCGCCAGGAAAACGACCGCGTGGCCTCGGTGCTGAAGGAGTTGGGGCTGGCATGA
- a CDS encoding tripartite tricarboxylate transporter TctB family protein, protein MTKTEVTETEPRSTWKNWLRGRSELGICLLLAALGVLVLVDAATISTDFTQRGPVGPKTVPYVVGGLLLVVAVLLVRDVLRGGRGEAESGEDVDLSAPSDWRTVLLLSASFLANAVLINIIGFPLSGMILFWGCAYALGSRNAVRDPLVAAVLSVLTYVVFNNLLGVPLPGGPLMGVL, encoded by the coding sequence ATGACGAAAACCGAAGTCACCGAAACCGAACCGCGGTCCACCTGGAAGAACTGGTTGCGGGGACGTTCCGAGCTGGGCATCTGCCTGCTGCTTGCGGCGTTGGGCGTGCTGGTGCTCGTCGACGCCGCGACGATCTCCACTGACTTCACCCAGCGCGGGCCGGTGGGCCCCAAGACGGTGCCCTACGTGGTCGGCGGTCTGCTGCTGGTGGTCGCCGTGCTGTTGGTCCGCGACGTGCTCCGCGGCGGACGCGGCGAGGCGGAAAGCGGCGAGGACGTCGATCTCTCGGCGCCGAGCGACTGGCGGACCGTGCTCCTGCTGTCGGCGTCGTTCCTGGCCAATGCGGTGCTGATCAACATTATCGGCTTCCCGCTGTCCGGCATGATCCTGTTCTGGGGCTGCGCATACGCGCTGGGCAGCCGCAACGCCGTGCGCGATCCGCTGGTGGCGGCCGTGCTCTCGGTGCTCACCTACGTCGTGTTCAACAACCTGCTCGGTGTCCCCCTGCCCGGTGGC